One genomic segment of Leptotrichia sp. oral taxon 215 str. W9775 includes these proteins:
- the rpmF gene encoding 50S ribosomal protein L32, translating into MAVPKKRTSKAKRNMRRAHDSIKAPNIIVEADGTVRRPHRLNLDTGVYRGRQVLQPATDESTADAE; encoded by the coding sequence ATGGCAGTACCTAAGAAAAGAACGTCCAAAGCAAAAAGAAATATGAGAAGAGCACACGATTCAATCAAAGCACCTAACATAATCGTAGAAGCTGATGGAACTGTGAGAAGACCTCATAGATTAAATTTAGATACAGGTGTATACAGAGGTAGACAAGTTTTACAACCTGCTACAGACGAAAGTACAGCTGACGCTGAATAA
- a CDS encoding YcjF family protein: MDVMEFKKHIGFEEESEMEEKGNETGRELQVVELLKDSVDASTGEVTYSEYESKKNINKEKVNIIVAGKTGVGKSSLINYIFGKEVAKVGDGQPVTQEIQEYDFENDNITLFDTKGIEAKDYEKTLDNIKKYLELRQDSPDENDDIHIAWLCISERGDRVEEADRELLKILSEAGIPVIGVFTKRESKRESNFVNKVVEDNLLPEAKAIVRVRSITEEVEIEDNLVELKPKGAEELLEETYKYMSEGRRNAIKKAQTAVLKDRIEAMSKEADVLTNWYAAGAAAIGATPLPFADSLALAALQTKMVVDINTIYRVDAGTHTFTDIAAALITITGVAQVGKLAAGLLKVIPVIGWTANAGVAAGITKGIGFGYSEYLKNNINKETGEIKLDLEDLKQNFMKFFNQFKDMI, encoded by the coding sequence ATGGATGTTATGGAATTTAAAAAACATATAGGATTCGAGGAGGAAAGTGAAATGGAAGAAAAAGGAAATGAAACAGGAAGAGAATTACAAGTAGTGGAATTACTTAAGGATTCAGTTGATGCTTCAACAGGAGAAGTAACTTACAGTGAATATGAATCAAAAAAGAATATTAATAAGGAAAAGGTAAATATTATTGTTGCAGGAAAAACAGGTGTAGGAAAAAGTTCACTTATAAACTATATTTTTGGAAAAGAAGTTGCAAAAGTTGGAGATGGTCAGCCTGTAACACAGGAAATACAGGAGTATGACTTTGAAAATGATAATATTACGCTTTTTGACACAAAAGGAATAGAAGCAAAAGATTATGAAAAAACATTGGATAATATAAAGAAATATTTGGAATTGAGACAGGATTCACCAGATGAAAATGATGATATTCATATTGCATGGCTATGTATAAGCGAAAGAGGAGACAGGGTAGAAGAAGCAGACAGGGAACTTTTAAAAATTTTAAGTGAAGCTGGAATACCTGTAATAGGAGTATTTACTAAAAGAGAATCAAAGAGGGAGTCAAACTTTGTAAATAAAGTGGTGGAAGATAACCTTCTTCCTGAAGCAAAAGCAATTGTAAGAGTAAGAAGTATAACTGAGGAAGTGGAAATAGAAGATAACCTTGTGGAATTAAAGCCTAAAGGTGCAGAAGAACTTCTTGAGGAAACATACAAATATATGTCTGAAGGAAGAAGAAATGCAATTAAAAAAGCACAGACAGCAGTCTTGAAAGATAGAATAGAAGCAATGTCAAAAGAAGCAGATGTACTGACTAACTGGTATGCCGCAGGGGCAGCCGCAATAGGAGCGACTCCTTTACCATTTGCAGATTCACTTGCATTGGCGGCATTACAGACAAAAATGGTTGTTGATATAAATACTATATACAGGGTAGATGCAGGAACACATACATTTACTGATATAGCGGCGGCATTAATAACTATTACAGGAGTGGCACAGGTTGGAAAGCTTGCAGCAGGTCTGCTTAAGGTTATTCCGGTTATAGGATGGACTGCAAATGCAGGAGTTGCTGCAGGAATTACTAAAGGAATAGGATTTGGTTATTCAGAATATCTGAAAAACAATATAAATAAGGAAACAGGAGAAATAAAGCTGGATTTAGAAGACCTGAAACAGAACTTTATGAAATTTTTCAATCAGTTTAAGGACATGATTTAA